From Solea senegalensis isolate Sse05_10M linkage group LG19, IFAPA_SoseM_1, whole genome shotgun sequence, the proteins below share one genomic window:
- the si:ch211-195b15.8 gene encoding tyrosine-protein phosphatase vhp-1 isoform X1, whose protein sequence is MVWSRDTEAEKPPLSVILPQLYLGAERDVTQERLASLGISCVLSVSRCSPEPSFLPRSRFLRIPIDDSLCDDLLPWIPQALHFIDAAVSSGASVLVHCAAGISRSPALAVAYIMYSLDLDLDQAYRFVKERRPSISPNFNFLGQLQHFQATLCHSASSGHSVLQQPDTCLSSSADSDDHCGQKMNLQAESLTGNTTHTHSFHSRDDTQHTHRHTRADGNQHLSVSGKLQTLHLTLHQQQVQTPYKDQAPSPCDPVKPAPKPTQLQLPSGSASLAEKRKSLTLSLTPLVSSSSSSSSSEAGGKTHHHGWSSSYRRCSRDEEQAQEQRALSPFSCTLNKLLDWGERVLLGGLFLPPVRMGQATLPYRC, encoded by the exons ATGGTTTGGTCCCGGGACACAGAGGCGGAGAAACCCCCGCTGTCCGTCATCCTGCCTCAGCTTTACctgggagcagagagagacgtGACGCAG GAGCGGCTGGCCTCTCTGGGTATCTCGTGCGTGCTGAGCGTGAGCCGCTGCAGTCCCGAGCCTTCGTTCCTGCCTCGCTCCAGATTTCTGCGCATTCCAATTGACGACTCTCTGTGTGACGATCTGTTGCCATGGATACCACAGGCTCTGCACTTCATCG ACGCAGCCGTGTCGTCCGGAGCCTCAGTGCTGGTTCACTGTGCAGCAGGGATCTCCCGCTCCCCTGCACTGGCTGTTGCCTACATCATGTACagtctggacctggacctggaccaggCCTACAG ATTTGTGAAAGAGCGTCGGCCCTCCATTTCCCCAAACTTCAACTTCCTGGGTCAGCTGCAGCACTTCCAGGCCACGCTGTGCCACAGCGCCTCCAGTGGCCACTCCGTCCTCCAGCAGCCGGACACTTGTCTGTCTTCCTCCGCTGACAGCGACGACCACTGTGGTCAGAAGATGAACCTTCAGGCTGAATCTCTCactggaaacacaacacacacacacagctttcacAGCAGAGacgacacacaacacacacacagacacacacgcgctgATGGAAACCAGCACCTGTCAGTGTCAGGGAAACTTCAGACTCTTCATCTGACtcttcatcagcagcaggttcagACGCCGTACAAGGATCAGGCTCCGAGTCCCTGTGATCCTGTCAaacctgcaccaaagcccacgCAACTACAACTCCCATCAGGCTCTGCTTCTCTGGCAGAGAAACGCAAAAGCCTCACTCTGTCTTTGACTCCTTtggtaagcagcagcagcagcagcagcagcagcgaggcaGGAGGGAAAACCCACCACCACGGGTGGAGTTCCTCCTACCGCAGGTGCAGCAGAGACGAGGAGCAGGCGCAGGAGCAGCGGGCGCTGTCGCCTTTCAGCTGTACCCTCAACAAGCTGCTGGACTGGGGGGAGAGAGTTCTGCTGGGAGGACTGTTCCTCCCTCCTGTGCGGATGGGACAGGCCACCCTGCCGTACAGGTGCTGA
- the si:ch211-195b15.8 gene encoding tyrosine-protein phosphatase vhp-1 isoform X2, translating to MVWSRDTEAEKPPLSVILPQLYLGAERDVTQERLASLGISCVLSVSRCSPEPSFLPRSRFLRIPIDDSLCDDLLPWIPQALHFIDAAVSSGASVLVHCAAGISRSPALAVAYIMYSLDLDLDQAYRFVKERRPSISPNFNFLGQLQHFQATLCHSASSGHSVLQQPDTCLSSSADSDDHCGQKMNLQAESLTGNTTHTHSFHSRDDTQHTHRHTRADGNQHLSVSGKLQTLHLTLHQQQVQTPYKDQAPSPCDPVKPAPKPTQLQLPSGSASLAEKRKSLTLSLTPLVSSSSSSSSSEAGGKTHHHGWSSSYRRCSRDEEQAQEQRALSPFSCTLNKLLDWGERVLLGGLFLPPVRMGQATLPYRC from the exons ATGGTTTGGTCCCGGGACACAGAGGCGGAGAAACCCCCGCTGTCCGTCATCCTGCCTCAGCTTTACctgggagcagagagagacgtGACGCAG GAGCGGCTGGCCTCTCTGGGTATCTCGTGCGTGCTGAGCGTGAGCCGCTGCAGTCCCGAGCCTTCGTTCCTGCCTCGCTCCAGATTTCTGCGCATTCCAATTGACGACTCTCTGTGTGACGATCTGTTGCCATGGATACCACAGGCTCTGCACTTCATCG ACGCAGCCGTGTCGTCCGGAGCCTCAGTGCTGGTTCACTGTGCAGCAGGGATCTCCCGCTCCCCTGCACTGGCTGTTGCCTACATCATGTACagtctggacctggacctggaccaggCCTACAG ATTTGTGAAAGAGCGTCGGCCCTCCATTTCCCCAAACTTCAACTTCCTGGGTCAGCTGCAGCACTTCCAGGCCACGCTGTGCCACAGCGCCTCCAGTGGCCACTCCGTCCTCCAGCAGCCGGACACTTGTCTGTCTTCCTCCGCTGACAGCGACGACCACTGTGGTCAGAAGATGAACCTTCAGGCTGAATCTCTCactggaaacacaacacacacacacagctttcacAGCAGAGacgacacacaacacacacacagacacacacgcgctgATGGAAACCAGCACCTGTCAGTGTCAGGGAAACTTCAGACTCTTCATCTGACtcttcatcagcagcaggttcagACGCCGTACAAGGATCAGGCTCCGAGTCCCTGTGATCCTGTCAaacctgcaccaaagcccacgCAACTACAACTCCCATCAGGCTCTGCTTCTCTGGCAGAGAAACGCAAAAGCCTCACTCTGTCTTTGACTCCTTtggtaagcagcagcagcagcagcagcagcagcgaggcaGGAGGGAAAACCCACCACCACGGGTGGAGTTCCTCCTACCGCAGGTGCAGCAGAGACGAGGAGCAGGCGCAGGAGCAGCGGGCGCTGTCGCCTTTCAGCTGTACCCTCAACAAGCTGCTGGACTGGGGGGAGAGAGTTCTGCTGGGAGGACTGTTCCTCCCTCCTGTGCGGATGGGACAGGCCACCCTGCCGTACAG GTGCTGA